The following proteins come from a genomic window of Streptomyces sp. NBC_00539:
- a CDS encoding TraR/DksA family transcriptional regulator, whose amino-acid sequence MVAKKSTGATRKTAEAATSGLPKAASAPVAPGELPVRPGEDPWTPEEVAGAKSELSSEVLRLRAELEASEQAISGLMRDSGDGAGDDQADTGTKNITRESELALAANATLMLEQTERALERLEAGTYGFCENCGKPIGKARMQAFPRATLCVDCKQKQERRH is encoded by the coding sequence GTGGTTGCCAAGAAGAGCACCGGCGCGACGCGCAAGACGGCCGAGGCCGCCACCAGTGGCCTGCCCAAGGCGGCCTCCGCCCCCGTGGCCCCCGGTGAGCTGCCCGTACGCCCCGGCGAGGACCCCTGGACGCCCGAGGAGGTCGCCGGGGCCAAGTCGGAGCTGTCGAGCGAGGTGCTGCGGCTGCGCGCCGAGCTGGAGGCGTCCGAGCAGGCCATCTCGGGTCTCATGCGGGACTCCGGCGACGGCGCTGGCGACGACCAGGCCGACACGGGAACCAAGAACATCACCCGGGAATCCGAGCTGGCCCTCGCGGCGAACGCCACCCTGATGCTGGAGCAGACCGAGAGGGCCCTGGAACGGCTGGAGGCGGGCACGTACGGCTTCTGCGAGAACTGCGGGAAGCCCATCGGCAAGGCCAGGATGCAGGCCTTCCCGCGGGCCACGCTGTGCGTGGACTGCAAGCAGAAGCAGGAGCGCAGGCACTGA
- the lspA gene encoding signal peptidase II yields the protein MAEAERIIGTPDVGDGVEPEPTEPKGRRRIAALLVVAVLAYLIDLGSKMVVVAKLEHQRPIEVVGDLLKFEAIRNPGAAFGFGEAFTIIFTCIAATVIVVIVRLARKLYSLPWAIALGLLLGGALGNLTDRIFRSPGVFRGAVVDFIAPTHFAVFNLADSAIVCGGVLIVLLSFKGLDPDGTVHKD from the coding sequence GTGGCAGAGGCGGAGCGCATCATCGGTACGCCCGACGTCGGAGACGGCGTGGAGCCGGAGCCGACCGAGCCCAAGGGGCGCCGGCGGATCGCGGCGCTGCTCGTGGTGGCGGTACTCGCGTACCTGATCGACCTCGGCAGCAAGATGGTCGTCGTCGCCAAGCTGGAGCACCAGCGGCCGATCGAGGTCGTCGGCGACCTCCTCAAGTTCGAGGCCATCCGCAACCCCGGGGCCGCGTTCGGCTTCGGCGAGGCCTTCACGATCATCTTCACCTGCATCGCGGCCACCGTGATCGTGGTGATCGTCCGGCTGGCGCGCAAGCTCTACAGCCTGCCGTGGGCGATCGCGCTGGGCCTGCTGCTGGGCGGCGCCCTGGGCAACCTGACCGACCGGATCTTCCGTTCGCCGGGCGTCTTCCGCGGGGCGGTCGTCGACTTCATCGCGCCCACCCACTTCGCCGTGTTCAACCTCGCGGACTCGGCGATCGTGTGCGGCGGCGTCCTGATCGTCCTGCTCTCCTTCAAGGGTCTGGACCCGGACGGCACCGTCCACAAGGACTGA